One Candidatus Krumholzibacteriia bacterium genomic window carries:
- a CDS encoding NADH-quinone oxidoreductase subunit A, which translates to MNVYVPVLLVIAIAVVFAGLFLVLSRLLGPLKETPEKLTAYECGIPSRGSTNLRFYVRFYVVALLFLLFDLEAAFLIPWAVSFRTFVEQGQGLEMFAAMSVFFGLLVAGLVYEWRKGALEWE; encoded by the coding sequence ATGAACGTCTATGTTCCCGTTCTGCTCGTCATCGCGATCGCGGTCGTCTTCGCCGGTCTGTTCCTGGTGCTGTCCCGGCTCCTGGGGCCGCTCAAGGAGACGCCGGAGAAGCTCACGGCCTACGAATGCGGGATCCCGAGCCGAGGGAGCACGAACCTGCGCTTCTACGTTCGCTTCTACGTGGTCGCCCTGTTGTTCCTGCTCTTCGATCTCGAAGCCGCGTTCCTGATTCCCTGGGCGGTCAGCTTCCGCACCTTCGTGGAGCAGGGGCAGGGGCTCGAGATGTTCGCGGCCATGAGCGTCTTCTTCGGTCTGCTCGTGGCCGGCCTCGTATACGAATGGCGAAAGGGAGCCCTGGAATGGGAGTAG
- the nuoB gene encoding NADH-quinone oxidoreductase subunit NuoB: MGVALDQPSNFMTTKLRQAVNWGRKYSLWPLPFGTACCAIEFMGTVGSFTDISRFGAEAVRFSPRQSDMLLVAGTISYKQAPILKRVYEQMCEPKWVVAMGVCASSGGFYNNYGTVQGIDHLIPTDIYIAGCPPTPENLLSALVMLQEKVHREGIEAVKERHRVVKSS, encoded by the coding sequence ATGGGAGTAGCGCTCGACCAGCCGTCGAATTTCATGACGACCAAGCTCCGCCAGGCGGTGAACTGGGGGCGCAAGTACAGTCTGTGGCCGCTGCCCTTCGGGACGGCCTGCTGCGCCATCGAGTTCATGGGGACGGTGGGGAGCTTCACCGACATCTCGCGCTTCGGTGCCGAGGCGGTACGGTTCAGTCCGCGGCAGAGCGACATGCTGCTGGTGGCCGGTACCATCAGCTACAAGCAGGCGCCGATCCTCAAGCGTGTCTACGAGCAGATGTGCGAGCCCAAGTGGGTGGTCGCCATGGGCGTCTGCGCCAGCTCGGGCGGCTTCTACAACAACTATGGTACGGTGCAGGGGATCGATCATCTCATCCCCACCGACATCTACATCGCCGGCTGTCCTCCGACTCCGGAGAACCTGCTGAGCGCGCTCGTGATGTTGCAGGAGAAGGTCCACCGGGAAGGGATCGAGGCAGTGAAGGAGCGTCACCGTGTCGTCAAGAGCAGCTGA